ATGCCTGATATTGGCAGCGGTCTTCCTGCGGATCTCATGCACAAGCGGCCCGACCTGTTAAGTGCGGAAGCCAAATTGGCTGCTGCGGGCGCCAATATTGATGCGGCACGAGCCGCAATGTTTCCCTCGATTTCCCTTTCGGCGACCTCCAGCGTGAGCGCAGCGGGACTAAATCAGTTATTTCGGCTAGCGCCAGGGTGGGGCAGCGGTCTGGAGATTTCGCTACCTATTTGGGATCGAGCTGCTCGAGTTGATAATCAGCGTCTTGCCTTAATTAACCGAAAAATTGCGCTTAACGCCTACCGCGAAGCGCTATTGGTGGCTTTTGGTGACGTCGAAACGGCGCTCCATGCGATGTTGAATTTACAGCAGCAGCAGCGCTGGCAAGATGCACAGTTGGCGGCGGCACGGGACTCGCTAAGGCTTGCTGAGATCCGCTATAGAGAGGGAGCTGAGGATCTACAGCGTTTGCTAAACGCACAAAATGTGTTTTATAGCACGGAGCTAGCATCCAGCATATTGTGGCAACAGAGGCTGCAAGCCGCCAACGATCTGGCTGTAGCACTTGGAGGCAGCGAGTTGCAGGAGTGATATGCACTGTCGCACCTTAAGCCGCAATATCATTTCTCGGGCTGTGGGAAAAATACCACTCGACCGTTTTCTTTATTAGCTCTTCCGTCGCATCGACATAATGCTGGGGTGACGTTTTGACTTCCTGCTCCAGAATGAGAGGAAGCTCGGTGCAGCCCAGAATAATTTTCTCGACGCCAGCCTGCAACAGGCGATCTTTTACCGGCGACAGTATGCTATAGGCACTGGCGATATCACCGGATTTATACGCGTAAATGCTTTCCATTACCTGTTGTTGGTCTGCATCATCCGGCGTGTAGCACTCAATATTATCGGCAATCAGGTTGTCCTGATAAATTCTCGCTTTGACCGTCGCTGTCGTTGCTAACAGGCCGACGCGCGTGGTGTTGGCACTCTTAATCGCCTGACAGGTCACATCAATGATACTGATCATCTCCGCTCGGCATTGCTGTTTTAATTCATTAAACCAATAGTGCGCGGTATTACACGGGATAATGATACATTCAGCGCCTGCATTTTCGAGAATTTTCATATATTGCAGCATTTTTTCCAGCGGTGAGGCACTGTGCTGAAGAATGCATTTTGTTCTGTCAGGGATATCGGGAATAGACACCGCAATCATGGGGATATGGTCTTGATCCCGATACGCTGGCGTGTTTTTAATCAATTTTTGCATCGCATCGACGGTGGCACCCGGCCCCATACCGCCAAGAATTCCCACGAGACTGTTCATGCTGTTAACCCTGTAGCATTATGAAATTAAAAGGATAATCGCACACTGCCGGGCAATGTGAATTGCTAAATTCCCATCTGCTATGTATGATTTGCATAACTATTGGCATCCCTATGCTTTTATTGATTTTAACCGTATACGGTGGGAAGCCGCTTTATCGGCGAGGCTGGACGTTGGCAGAGATAGGACGTTGGTATAGGGAACGAAAACATGACGCTGCGCGTTTTGAGTGAGGGGTAATGCTGAATAATATCGAAACCAAGTGGCTCTATGACTTTATCGTGCTGGAAGAGCACCGGAGTTTTACGCTGGCGGCCGAGAAGCGAAATATCTCTCAATCCTCATTTAGCCGGCGCATTCAGGCGTTGGAAGCGGCGGTTGGGTTTGACATTTTCGACCGTAGCGCGCTGCCGCTGCAACTCACCGAACAGGGCCGCGTGTTTCACGCCTATATCCGCAATACGCTGGATGATTTGGAGTATCAGCTCAATAAGCTGCACGGCGGGGATAATTACAAAAACAAGATCACCATTGCGGCGGCGCATTCGCTGTCGGTCTTCATCATGCCGGAGCTGTTAAAAGACGTGCCGGATCCGCAGGAAAAAATCTTCTATGTTGAATCGATCGATGTCGATGAAGCGGTACTGAATCTCAAAGAAGGGCGCAGCGACTTCATTTTCTCATTCTACAATGAGGATCTGATGGGGGAGCCCTTTATGCACGAGAAGATACTGGAATCCCGGCTTTATCCGGTCTGCGCGTGTGATAGCGCAGGGAAGCCACTGTTTGATGTCAGCGCCTCATCGGTGCCGTTACTCAACTATACCGAGACCAGCTATATGGGGCGTCAGGTCAGCCGTTACTTATCCAGCGTCGATAGCGATAAGTTTACGGTCAACTTCGTCTCTTCTATGAGCGACTTGCTCAAACGCATGACGAAAAAAGGTTATGGAATTGCCTGGCTACCGGACTATTCCATTCAGGAAGAGCTGAAAAACAAAGAGCTGACGATCCTGAGCATGGAAAATGCGGTGATCCGCATGGGGGTTTATCTGTATCGTCTTGATGCGCGGCTG
The genomic region above belongs to Pectobacterium colocasium and contains:
- a CDS encoding aspartate/glutamate racemase family protein — its product is MNSLVGILGGMGPGATVDAMQKLIKNTPAYRDQDHIPMIAVSIPDIPDRTKCILQHSASPLEKMLQYMKILENAGAECIIIPCNTAHYWFNELKQQCRAEMISIIDVTCQAIKSANTTRVGLLATTATVKARIYQDNLIADNIECYTPDDADQQQVMESIYAYKSGDIASAYSILSPVKDRLLQAGVEKIILGCTELPLILEQEVKTSPQHYVDATEELIKKTVEWYFSHSPRNDIAA
- the hypT gene encoding hypochlorite stress DNA-binding transcriptional regulator HypT, producing the protein MLNNIETKWLYDFIVLEEHRSFTLAAEKRNISQSSFSRRIQALEAAVGFDIFDRSALPLQLTEQGRVFHAYIRNTLDDLEYQLNKLHGGDNYKNKITIAAAHSLSVFIMPELLKDVPDPQEKIFYVESIDVDEAVLNLKEGRSDFIFSFYNEDLMGEPFMHEKILESRLYPVCACDSAGKPLFDVSASSVPLLNYTETSYMGRQVSRYLSSVDSDKFTVNFVSSMSDLLKRMTKKGYGIAWLPDYSIQEELKNKELTILSMENAVIRMGVYLYRLDARLNVASEKFWRYMKGLSSTSGL